Proteins encoded together in one Marinobacter salsuginis window:
- the pfkB gene encoding 1-phosphofructokinase, producing MARILTITLNPALDLSVETPPLTLGEVNRTGHTLIEPAGKGINVARVLARLGHSVTVAGLLGDANPGPFERLFEAEGLEDRFVRVPGRNRINIKIAEAGGRVTDLNGPGFRAPETALQSLEDRLESLLPECDVVVIGGSLPDGFLPSGVAELVQQASEAGKPVWLDTSGEGLKAGIEAGPFAIKPNTDELAGWAGLPINDVAAVETTVARLRTHGVSHVVVSMGADGVLWSSPSGLLRSRVPPVSLVSTVGAGDTLLAGMLHGVLGGERDEAVLRYATALSAECVQHIGVGDPEAPDFPSLLQQTRVQPWPGQNNTGEIRL from the coding sequence ATGGCGCGTATCCTGACAATCACCCTGAATCCGGCCCTCGACCTCAGCGTTGAAACGCCGCCCCTCACCCTCGGAGAAGTTAACAGAACGGGTCATACCCTGATTGAGCCGGCTGGGAAAGGCATCAATGTGGCCCGGGTGCTGGCCCGTCTGGGGCACTCGGTCACCGTGGCAGGACTGTTGGGTGACGCTAATCCCGGGCCCTTTGAACGTCTGTTTGAGGCGGAAGGCCTCGAGGACCGTTTTGTCCGTGTTCCTGGCCGAAACCGAATCAATATCAAGATTGCTGAGGCCGGCGGACGGGTGACTGATCTGAATGGCCCAGGTTTCCGCGCGCCGGAAACTGCCCTCCAGAGTCTTGAAGATCGCCTGGAATCGCTGCTGCCGGAGTGTGACGTGGTTGTCATCGGTGGCAGCTTGCCAGACGGCTTTTTGCCTTCTGGCGTGGCGGAACTCGTTCAGCAGGCGTCCGAGGCAGGCAAGCCGGTATGGCTGGATACCAGTGGCGAGGGACTAAAAGCGGGTATCGAGGCGGGACCGTTTGCTATCAAGCCTAATACGGATGAGCTGGCTGGCTGGGCCGGCCTGCCCATAAACGATGTGGCAGCCGTGGAAACGACCGTTGCCCGCCTGCGCACTCACGGCGTGTCGCACGTGGTGGTGTCCATGGGTGCAGATGGCGTGTTGTGGTCATCGCCGAGCGGCCTCTTGAGATCCCGGGTGCCTCCGGTCTCGCTGGTCAGCACCGTTGGTGCCGGCGACACCTTGCTGGCAGGGATGCTTCATGGCGTACTTGGTGGCGAGCGTGATGAAGCAGTTCTGCGGTACGCGACAGCCTTGTCTGCCGAATGCGTGCAACACATTGGTGTCGGAGACCCTGAGGCACCGGACTTTCCTTCCCTTCTCCAACAAACCCGGGTGCAGCCTTGGCCTGGGCAAAATAACACCGGAGAGATACGGTTATGA
- a CDS encoding PTS fructose-like transporter subunit IIB, translating into MNLIIVTACPQGVATRFLAARALERAANRRGWSVTTDTRGPDGKANSKPSDETIRQADLVIAAVGVPVDLDAYAGKRLLQIPVTAALPDPDAVLVKAESEATPWDPASTSQEPVGSASSCGSAAGSKRIVAVTACPTGVAHTFMAAEALTAAAQSAGHKIRVETQGSVGAQDPLTAEEIAAADVVILACDIEVDPGRFSGKRVWRTSTGAALKKPADAIHDALEEAVVLDAGQKKTSGTSGSGEKRGPYKHLLTGVSFMLPMVVAGGLLIALSFVFGIEAFQEEGTLAAALMQIGGGTAFKLMIPLLAGYIAWSIADRPGLAPGMIGGFLAGELGAGFLGGIVAGFLAGYVARFISQKLPMPESIESLKPILIIPLFASLVTGLGMIYVIGEPMAAIMDGLTGFLESMGTTNAILLGGILGAMMCFDLGGPVNKAAYTFGVGLLSEGSGGSAPMAAIMAAGMVPAIGMGVASFIARRKFAEVERQAGRASFVLGLCFISEGAIPFMAKDPLRVIPVCMVGGAITGALSMLFTVKLMAPHGGLFVLAIPNAVSAVLPYLIAIAVGSLVIGFGYALLKTGKAEVAAATS; encoded by the coding sequence ATGAATCTGATCATTGTGACTGCCTGCCCGCAGGGCGTGGCAACCCGTTTTTTGGCCGCCCGCGCCCTGGAGCGGGCGGCGAACCGGCGTGGCTGGTCCGTGACTACCGATACTCGCGGTCCGGATGGTAAAGCGAACAGCAAGCCCAGCGACGAAACAATCCGGCAGGCCGATTTGGTTATTGCAGCGGTCGGCGTCCCGGTCGATCTCGACGCGTACGCGGGCAAACGCCTGCTACAGATTCCGGTCACGGCCGCGCTCCCTGATCCCGATGCTGTGCTGGTCAAGGCCGAGTCAGAAGCAACACCCTGGGACCCGGCGAGCACCAGTCAGGAACCGGTGGGGTCAGCTTCGTCTTGCGGCAGCGCCGCCGGGAGTAAACGGATCGTTGCCGTTACTGCCTGTCCCACTGGCGTCGCCCATACCTTTATGGCGGCAGAGGCACTGACCGCCGCGGCGCAATCCGCAGGCCACAAGATCCGCGTAGAAACCCAGGGCTCTGTCGGCGCCCAGGATCCGCTAACGGCGGAGGAAATTGCGGCGGCAGATGTGGTGATCCTGGCCTGTGATATTGAGGTAGATCCGGGTCGCTTCTCTGGCAAGCGGGTCTGGCGGACCTCGACCGGTGCCGCCCTGAAAAAACCAGCCGATGCCATCCACGACGCCCTCGAAGAAGCCGTGGTTCTGGACGCTGGCCAGAAGAAAACCTCGGGCACCTCCGGAAGTGGTGAGAAAAGAGGGCCTTACAAGCACCTGCTGACCGGCGTCTCCTTCATGCTGCCCATGGTGGTTGCTGGCGGTTTGCTGATCGCCCTGTCCTTCGTGTTCGGGATTGAAGCGTTTCAGGAGGAAGGTACGTTGGCTGCCGCCCTGATGCAGATCGGTGGTGGCACCGCCTTCAAACTGATGATTCCGTTGCTGGCCGGATACATTGCCTGGTCTATTGCCGACCGTCCCGGCCTGGCGCCGGGAATGATCGGTGGGTTTCTGGCGGGTGAACTGGGAGCTGGATTCCTCGGCGGTATTGTGGCGGGTTTCCTTGCTGGTTATGTCGCGCGCTTTATCAGCCAGAAACTGCCAATGCCGGAGAGCATCGAATCGCTGAAGCCCATTCTTATCATTCCTCTGTTCGCCAGCCTGGTGACAGGTCTGGGGATGATCTATGTGATCGGCGAGCCTATGGCCGCGATCATGGATGGTCTGACCGGCTTCCTTGAGAGCATGGGAACCACCAATGCGATCCTGCTGGGCGGCATTCTGGGCGCCATGATGTGCTTTGACCTGGGGGGGCCGGTTAACAAGGCTGCCTACACGTTTGGCGTTGGCCTGCTATCCGAGGGCAGTGGCGGCTCTGCACCCATGGCGGCCATTATGGCGGCGGGTATGGTGCCGGCCATTGGCATGGGCGTGGCTTCCTTTATCGCGCGCCGCAAGTTTGCAGAGGTGGAACGGCAGGCCGGTCGGGCTTCCTTCGTACTGGGTTTGTGCTTTATCTCTGAAGGTGCCATTCCATTTATGGCAAAGGATCCTTTGCGGGTTATTCCAGTGTGCATGGTCGGAGGAGCAATAACCGGTGCCCTGTCGATGCTGTTTACCGTCAAGCTGATGGCACCACACGGTGGGCTGTTTGTGTTGGCCATTCCCAATGCGGTAAGTGCGGTGCTGCCCTATCTGATTGCGATTGCAGTGGGGTCCCTGGTAATCGGTTTCGGCTATGCACTGCTGAAAACCGGTAAGGCGGAAGTGGCGGCTGCAACAAGCTGA
- the ptsP gene encoding phosphoenolpyruvate--protein phosphotransferase has protein sequence MLTLTANDVRLGATADDWQDALQQAARDLESAGRTSSEYLAGMSAREQQSSTVLGNGIAIPHGTPESRNAVLNTGIRILQFPEGITWHDGARVYVLVAIAAQSDEHLDILRHLTRVLDKPGLAEKLGHASDAAELVALLSKAPAVAKCDTETLCLGIDASTPNELALIAAARLQSLRCVDTDFLASIIGQPPVDLGEGFWLTHHTVGARRPTLSLATPKRPSSELRGVFCLAGPGDECHDLLERIDNFLARNEPIDGLNAEAVLARLSGEAADAVTAKVTLLNTHGLHARPAKQLVQEARRHNASIRLRLLEGDGSAVSATSLTRVIGLGARRGQTLLLSATGDEARQAIAALTKAIDEGLGETVAPLQSAEQRMVVPEAEPARELTDDQPLKAVAASPGLALASAFVMRQPKLRYEQSAEDSEQQIQRLNQAIDDADGQLRTLIRQAEGGEAAPILSVHVEMLQDEDLYQATLEAINEGTSAEAGWWRAIDTAARAQEALADRLLAERAADLRDVGRRVLANLCGVTMPTPPDAPYILVADDLGPSDVARLDTSRVRGLVTARGGATSHSAILARALGLPAVVGAGESILAIADGADLVVDGERGCVVPNPGVERCDKIRRRLQQLEALQAQAHENRNQPATTEDGHTVQVGANLGNTAHTPDAVDRGADGVGLLRTEFIFMAHPEAPDLATQVREYQHAFDALNGLPLVARTLDVGGDKPLDYWPLPQEDNPFLGMRGIRLSLTRPDILETQVRALLTAAGDRPLRIMFPMVKDLEEFRAARAIVSKVQSEVLANDVQVGVMIEVPSCALLASTLAPEVDFFSVGTNDLTQYTLAIDRGHGQLSAESDGLHPSVLKLIRMTVEAAHAHNRWVGVCGELASDPQAIPVLVGLDVDELSVTSRRVPLVKACIRGLNLETARQQAEKALSLATASEVRDALEAW, from the coding sequence ATGCTGACGCTGACTGCCAATGACGTTCGCCTGGGTGCAACTGCCGATGACTGGCAGGACGCGCTGCAACAGGCTGCTCGGGACCTTGAGAGCGCTGGCCGGACCTCTTCGGAATACCTGGCCGGAATGAGCGCCCGTGAACAGCAATCTTCCACGGTACTGGGCAACGGCATTGCTATTCCCCACGGCACACCGGAAAGCCGGAATGCAGTTCTGAACACCGGTATCCGTATTCTTCAGTTCCCCGAGGGGATCACCTGGCACGATGGTGCGCGGGTGTATGTGCTGGTTGCGATTGCGGCCCAGTCCGATGAGCACCTGGATATTCTCCGGCATTTGACCCGTGTACTGGATAAGCCAGGGCTGGCTGAGAAGTTGGGTCACGCCTCGGATGCCGCGGAACTGGTTGCCCTGCTCTCCAAAGCGCCGGCGGTTGCCAAATGCGATACGGAGACTCTCTGTCTCGGTATTGATGCATCTACCCCTAATGAACTGGCCCTGATTGCTGCTGCGCGTCTGCAGAGTTTGCGATGCGTAGACACAGATTTTCTGGCCAGCATTATCGGCCAACCGCCAGTGGATCTCGGGGAGGGGTTCTGGCTGACGCATCACACCGTTGGTGCCAGGCGTCCGACCCTGTCATTGGCAACTCCAAAGCGGCCAAGCTCGGAACTCCGGGGTGTTTTCTGCCTGGCGGGGCCCGGTGATGAGTGCCATGACCTGCTGGAGCGAATAGATAACTTCCTTGCTCGTAACGAGCCGATTGACGGGCTGAATGCGGAGGCAGTGCTGGCGAGGCTGTCCGGTGAAGCCGCCGATGCGGTTACCGCTAAAGTGACCCTCTTGAATACCCACGGCCTTCACGCACGGCCCGCCAAGCAACTCGTCCAGGAGGCTCGTCGCCACAATGCCAGCATTCGCCTGCGTCTTCTCGAAGGCGACGGCAGTGCGGTCTCTGCAACCAGTCTGACCCGGGTGATTGGCCTGGGCGCCCGCAGGGGCCAGACCCTGCTGCTTTCAGCGACTGGCGACGAGGCACGTCAAGCCATCGCGGCACTGACGAAAGCCATTGATGAGGGGCTGGGCGAGACAGTCGCTCCGCTGCAATCAGCGGAACAGCGGATGGTGGTGCCTGAAGCTGAGCCAGCTCGGGAACTGACAGATGATCAGCCCCTGAAAGCTGTTGCAGCCTCACCCGGACTGGCCCTCGCATCGGCCTTCGTGATGCGCCAGCCCAAACTCAGGTACGAGCAGTCTGCCGAAGACAGCGAGCAACAGATCCAGCGTCTCAATCAGGCCATTGACGATGCCGATGGCCAGCTTCGTACCCTGATCCGGCAGGCGGAAGGCGGTGAAGCGGCGCCCATACTCTCGGTTCACGTTGAAATGCTTCAGGACGAAGACCTCTATCAGGCAACGCTGGAAGCGATTAATGAAGGCACGTCTGCCGAGGCGGGCTGGTGGAGAGCCATTGATACCGCAGCCCGGGCCCAGGAAGCCCTGGCAGACCGGTTGCTGGCGGAGCGCGCAGCGGATTTGCGGGATGTCGGCCGTCGGGTGTTGGCCAATCTGTGCGGCGTGACAATGCCGACTCCGCCTGATGCCCCGTATATTCTGGTGGCCGACGATCTCGGGCCTTCCGATGTCGCCCGCCTGGATACCTCTCGCGTGCGCGGTCTCGTTACTGCCCGAGGCGGCGCAACCTCCCATAGCGCGATACTGGCACGTGCCCTTGGTTTGCCAGCGGTCGTCGGTGCTGGTGAATCCATACTCGCCATCGCGGACGGAGCGGACCTCGTTGTGGATGGTGAACGGGGCTGTGTGGTGCCGAACCCGGGTGTCGAGCGGTGCGACAAGATACGCCGCCGCCTGCAACAACTTGAAGCCCTGCAGGCCCAGGCCCACGAGAACCGCAACCAGCCTGCCACTACCGAAGACGGTCACACCGTTCAGGTGGGTGCCAACCTTGGCAATACAGCCCACACTCCGGATGCGGTGGACCGCGGCGCAGACGGTGTCGGCCTGCTTCGTACCGAGTTCATCTTCATGGCTCATCCGGAGGCGCCGGATCTGGCGACTCAGGTACGTGAATATCAGCACGCATTTGATGCCCTTAACGGCCTGCCTCTGGTGGCCCGCACCCTGGATGTGGGGGGCGACAAGCCGCTGGATTACTGGCCTTTGCCCCAGGAAGACAACCCGTTTCTGGGCATGCGTGGTATTCGATTGTCTTTGACCCGCCCGGACATCCTGGAAACCCAGGTCAGGGCCCTGCTGACTGCGGCAGGTGATCGCCCCCTTCGCATCATGTTCCCCATGGTCAAGGATCTTGAGGAGTTCCGAGCGGCCAGGGCCATTGTTTCAAAGGTCCAGAGCGAGGTGTTGGCCAATGACGTTCAGGTTGGCGTGATGATCGAAGTACCCTCCTGTGCCCTGCTGGCATCTACCCTGGCGCCGGAAGTGGATTTCTTTTCGGTCGGAACCAATGACCTGACCCAGTACACTCTGGCCATCGATCGTGGTCACGGCCAGCTGTCAGCGGAATCGGATGGCTTACATCCTTCGGTACTGAAGCTGATCCGGATGACTGTGGAAGCCGCTCATGCTCACAATCGCTGGGTAGGTGTGTGCGGGGAACTGGCGTCTGATCCCCAGGCGATTCCGGTTCTGGTTGGGCTGGATGTAGACGAGCTGTCTGTGACCAGTCGACGGGTACCCCTGGTTAAGGCCTGCATCCGTGGTCTGAACCTGGAAACAGCCCGACAACAGGCGGAAAAGGCTCTGTCGCTGGCAACCGCCTCAGAGGTACGCGATGCCCTGGAGGCCTGGTGA
- the cra gene encoding catabolite repressor/activator — protein sequence MTLAELARLAGVSRTTASYVINGQGAARRIKPDTIEKVLAVAREQNFQVDTQAAALRGGASRTLGFILPDLENTSYARLAKLLEQGARAKGYQLLIAGSDDDPETEKSLARALRARRCDALIVASALAGDDPFYRQLQKEGLPVIAVDRAQSPDEIRCVVSDNHAAAEILTRSVLDSGTASIAWLDAVPEIAMTQERRAGFLAAADKAGTRARVESGRHYDRASGAEMMRRILSEHGLPDALVTASYTLLQGVLDVLLEQPDGLPETLKLATFGDDRLLDFLPLAVNSLPQNHEAIARSTLEQAFSAVTQEGPVDTVVISRTLKIRRTDRSGGVRRTTSGATTP from the coding sequence ATGACCCTTGCGGAACTTGCCCGGCTTGCCGGCGTTTCAAGAACCACCGCCAGCTATGTCATCAACGGCCAGGGGGCTGCCCGGCGCATCAAGCCGGACACCATCGAGAAAGTGCTGGCGGTGGCTCGTGAGCAGAATTTTCAGGTGGACACCCAGGCCGCCGCCCTGCGAGGCGGCGCCAGCCGGACTCTGGGCTTTATACTGCCGGACCTTGAGAACACGAGTTATGCCAGGCTGGCCAAGCTGCTCGAGCAGGGTGCGAGGGCAAAAGGCTACCAGCTCCTGATTGCAGGCTCCGATGACGATCCCGAGACGGAAAAGTCCCTGGCCCGCGCGCTGAGAGCCAGACGCTGCGACGCGCTCATTGTTGCCAGCGCCCTGGCCGGGGATGACCCTTTCTATCGACAATTACAGAAAGAGGGTCTACCAGTGATCGCTGTTGATCGGGCGCAGTCACCCGATGAAATCCGTTGCGTGGTGAGCGATAACCACGCGGCTGCTGAAATCCTGACCCGTTCGGTGTTGGATTCAGGAACCGCCAGTATCGCCTGGCTCGATGCCGTACCGGAGATTGCCATGACCCAGGAACGTCGAGCAGGTTTTCTGGCCGCTGCCGATAAGGCCGGTACCCGTGCCCGGGTTGAGAGCGGCCGACATTACGACCGCGCGTCTGGTGCAGAAATGATGCGGCGGATCCTGAGCGAGCATGGTCTGCCGGATGCTCTGGTTACGGCCTCGTACACCCTTCTGCAAGGGGTCCTGGACGTGCTTCTGGAACAGCCGGATGGACTACCGGAGACGCTGAAGCTTGCAACTTTTGGCGACGACAGGCTTCTGGACTTTCTCCCACTGGCGGTGAACTCTTTACCGCAGAATCACGAGGCCATTGCCAGGTCCACCCTGGAACAGGCCTTCTCAGCTGTCACACAGGAAGGTCCCGTGGACACCGTTGTTATTAGCCGGACTCTGAAGATTAGGCGTACTGATCGTTCTGGCGGGGTTCGTCGAACCACCAGCGGGGCAACAACCCCTTGA
- a CDS encoding VOC family protein, with product MIGYVTLGVSDMERAKAFYAELLSDQGARLLLDMGRIAFIGKSMKAPMIAVCVPFNEEPNHPGNGNMVALPAESKEGVDALYKKAIELGATCDGEPGQRIPNQFYGAYVKDPDGNKLAFFVFG from the coding sequence ATGATCGGATACGTCACCCTTGGCGTCAGTGATATGGAACGGGCAAAGGCCTTCTATGCGGAACTGTTGAGCGACCAGGGAGCGAGGCTGCTGCTGGATATGGGGCGTATCGCCTTTATCGGTAAGAGCATGAAAGCGCCCATGATCGCGGTTTGCGTTCCCTTCAATGAAGAACCCAACCATCCCGGCAACGGCAACATGGTTGCCCTGCCTGCGGAGTCGAAAGAAGGTGTGGATGCCTTGTACAAGAAAGCCATCGAGCTGGGTGCCACCTGCGACGGTGAGCCGGGGCAACGGATTCCCAACCAGTTCTACGGCGCCTACGTGAAGGACCCCGACGGTAACAAGCTGGCGTTTTTTGTATTCGGTTAA